One stretch of Lacrimispora sphenoides DNA includes these proteins:
- a CDS encoding RidA family protein: MNIYEKLKELNLEIPAAPPKGGVYAPCQEFGNNLVYISGCGPVIGEEGIRGKLGNEFTTEEGKAFSRDAMLNVLAVLQDKIGDLNRVKRAIKILTFVASADTFYEQPAVANGGSELLLQLLGQENVPARSAIGVNVLPGNIPVETEAIFEIEE; encoded by the coding sequence ATGAATATTTATGAAAAACTGAAAGAACTTAATTTGGAGATCCCGGCAGCTCCGCCTAAAGGAGGAGTATATGCCCCGTGCCAGGAATTTGGAAACAACCTGGTATACATATCAGGCTGCGGGCCGGTGATCGGAGAAGAAGGGATTCGTGGAAAGCTTGGAAATGAATTTACCACAGAAGAAGGAAAAGCCTTTTCCAGAGATGCCATGTTAAATGTTCTTGCAGTGTTACAGGATAAAATCGGGGATTTGAACCGGGTAAAGCGTGCAATTAAAATTCTTACCTTTGTGGCAAGTGCGGATACCTTTTATGAGCAGCCGGCTGTGGCTAATGGAGGAAGTGAATTACTGTTACAGCTTTTAGGCCAGGAGAATGTACCGGCCCGTTCAGCCATAGGCGTCAACGTATTGCCTGGAAATATTCCTGTTGAGACGGAAGCTATATTTGAAATTGAAGAATAA
- a CDS encoding beta-mannosidase, which translates to MRKTQSLNGVWEWHSEGASHDAVYTGEVPGTVISHMLKHKLIEDPYWRCNEYAVRELMANDYLYKRSFAVSGEDLEFSHAELICAGIDTIASIRMNGCLVAETRDMHRTYRFPVKEFLQEGENRIEVLFLSPLKFVRKEDEGNDIFYASTGCIHGNAALRKAHYMFGWDWGPQLPDMGIFRDIAIEYFSEAKLQDVHIRQEHENSGRVGLKFEVKTKQPPSFEERQENRQTWLTETVITDPEGRLVSRTVRNSGEWQYEETIPEPRIWWPNGLGEHPLYRVNIRLLDEAGTCHDAYECRIGLRTVTVSTDKNEYGKEFAITVNGIKIFTMGANYIPEDNILTRVSKERTARLIEDCAAANFNCLRVWGGGYYPDDYFYDKCDEEGILIWQDLMFGCNVYALNEPFEEDIIEETKDNVRRLRHHACLALWCGNNEMEWGWADEWARLKGHHPRYKADYTKIFEYILPRAIKDCDDTTFFWPSSPSSGGAFDNPNATNRGDQHYWEVWHSGKPFTEYGDFSFCSEYGFQSFPHSKTIASFTLPEDRNIFSRVMESHQKNPAANGKILNYIADYFLYPKDTDSLAYISQILQLKAIEYGVEHWRRKRGQCMGSLYWQLNDCWPVASWASIDYYGRWKALHYGARRFYAPLTISIGEEKELSPHVSYYVHNDTREEQQCRAEILLKDHKFRVLWKEAWEGELPALSVLKCMETDFSPWTDDEALCSSVFSVFRLYRGEELLTERTVLFVKPKHFDYNAPAYDVSVSESEHSFDITVKASCFCQYVELYFKDFDVIFSDNFFDITSPEGVTVHVSKKDFKDQMSPDMVKENLVVRSVADSYES; encoded by the coding sequence ATGCGAAAAACACAATCATTAAATGGAGTTTGGGAATGGCATTCCGAAGGAGCCTCCCACGATGCCGTATACACGGGAGAAGTGCCTGGAACGGTGATCAGCCATATGCTGAAACATAAGCTGATCGAGGATCCTTATTGGAGATGCAATGAATATGCTGTCCGGGAATTGATGGCAAATGATTATCTTTATAAAAGAAGCTTTGCGGTGTCAGGAGAGGATCTGGAATTTTCCCATGCAGAACTTATCTGCGCCGGAATTGATACCATTGCCTCCATCCGCATGAATGGCTGTCTGGTTGCAGAAACCAGGGATATGCACAGAACCTACCGTTTCCCGGTAAAGGAATTTTTGCAGGAAGGAGAAAACCGGATAGAGGTTTTATTTCTCTCCCCGCTGAAATTTGTAAGGAAAGAGGATGAGGGAAATGATATCTTCTATGCCTCCACCGGATGTATCCACGGGAATGCGGCACTTCGCAAGGCTCATTATATGTTTGGATGGGACTGGGGCCCGCAGCTTCCGGATATGGGAATCTTCCGGGATATAGCCATCGAATATTTCAGCGAAGCGAAACTCCAGGATGTCCATATCAGGCAGGAGCATGAAAACAGTGGCAGAGTAGGGCTGAAATTTGAAGTAAAAACAAAGCAGCCTCCCTCTTTTGAAGAAAGGCAGGAAAACAGGCAGACATGGCTTACCGAGACTGTAATAACAGATCCGGAAGGCAGGCTTGTATCCAGGACAGTCCGAAACAGCGGAGAGTGGCAGTATGAAGAAACCATTCCAGAGCCCCGGATATGGTGGCCCAACGGTTTAGGAGAGCATCCCTTATACAGGGTGAATATCCGCCTGCTTGATGAAGCAGGAACCTGTCATGATGCCTATGAATGCCGGATCGGCCTTCGGACCGTGACCGTCAGCACGGATAAAAATGAATACGGAAAAGAGTTTGCTATTACGGTGAACGGAATAAAAATATTTACCATGGGAGCGAATTATATCCCGGAAGACAATATTTTAACAAGGGTGTCGAAGGAGAGGACTGCACGGTTGATCGAAGACTGTGCTGCCGCAAACTTCAATTGCTTAAGAGTCTGGGGCGGAGGTTATTACCCTGATGACTATTTCTATGATAAATGCGATGAAGAAGGAATATTAATCTGGCAGGATCTGATGTTTGGATGCAATGTCTATGCATTAAACGAACCTTTTGAAGAGGACATTATAGAAGAAACAAAGGACAATGTCCGCCGTTTAAGGCACCATGCTTGTCTGGCCCTGTGGTGCGGAAATAATGAAATGGAATGGGGCTGGGCAGATGAGTGGGCAAGGCTGAAAGGCCATCACCCCAGATATAAAGCAGACTATACAAAAATCTTTGAATATATTCTTCCCCGGGCAATTAAAGACTGTGATGACACTACCTTTTTCTGGCCATCTTCTCCGTCCTCAGGAGGAGCCTTTGACAATCCCAACGCGACCAACCGGGGGGATCAGCATTATTGGGAGGTCTGGCATTCAGGAAAGCCGTTTACGGAATATGGAGATTTCAGCTTTTGCTCAGAATACGGTTTCCAATCCTTTCCACACAGCAAAACAATAGCCTCCTTTACCCTGCCAGAGGACCGGAATATTTTTAGCAGGGTCATGGAATCACACCAGAAAAACCCAGCGGCTAACGGGAAGATTTTAAACTACATAGCAGATTACTTCCTTTATCCTAAGGATACGGATTCACTGGCATATATCTCTCAGATTCTTCAGTTAAAGGCTATTGAGTATGGCGTAGAACATTGGAGAAGAAAGAGGGGGCAATGCATGGGTTCTCTATACTGGCAGCTTAATGACTGCTGGCCGGTAGCCTCCTGGGCGAGCATTGACTATTATGGACGCTGGAAAGCGCTCCATTACGGAGCACGCAGGTTTTATGCGCCCCTTACCATTTCCATCGGTGAAGAGAAGGAACTCTCTCCTCATGTTTCCTATTACGTTCATAACGATACCAGGGAGGAACAGCAGTGCAGGGCGGAAATTCTCCTTAAGGATCATAAATTCCGGGTGTTGTGGAAAGAGGCATGGGAAGGGGAACTGCCTGCGTTGTCGGTGTTAAAGTGCATGGAAACAGATTTTTCCCCATGGACCGATGACGAAGCCCTTTGCTCTTCTGTTTTTTCTGTATTCCGACTATACAGGGGAGAAGAACTTCTTACGGAACGGACGGTTCTGTTTGTAAAACCAAAGCATTTTGATTATAATGCCCCGGCTTATGATGTTTCGGTTTCAGAGTCAGAGCATAGCTTTGATATTACGGTGAAAGCTTCCTGTTTCTGCCAGTATGTAGAGCTTTACTTTAAAGATTTTGACGTTATTTTCTCTGATAACTTTTTTGATATTACTTCGCCGGAAGGAGTTACGGTTCACGTAAGCAAAAAAGACTTTAAAGACCAGATGAGCCCAGACATGGTGAAAGAAAACCTGGTGGTGCGGAGTGTTGCTGACAGTTATGAAAGCTGA
- a CDS encoding N-acyl-D-amino-acid deacylase family protein, whose protein sequence is MSYILIKNGLIYDGSGVLPYQSDILIEGEKIIEIAPDIEQEGAQVIDASGKAVTPGFIDIHRHCDIAPFTNPHFGEIELAQGITTTFVGNCGLAPVPSVPSWRKELYDYLEPVIGRLPDDLAFETYEDYRKALEAADLPLNMGFFAASDSIKVALKGFGSKAYTEEELKKAQEYVKDALAQGAFGITLGIMYQPECYSNREELTAVVKAVAGNGGILCTHIRGEGDSLVESVEEVIDVAAKAGVPLNISHLKSTGIKNWNRKIFDAIQRIEQARESGQDVTADFYPYDGGSTTLQSLLPPTIMEESFEALIKGLSGPEGKQRLRSELHKVHQGWDNMSESIGWDRIIISSVTLEKNAFMQGQTIGVLAEKLGYEEPSDLVADLLVEENGKVGIIVLSMSQQDVDAVARLPFTLLISDSLYGGDGKNAHPRLLGTTARFLNDFVIKRKVLSMEQAISKMTYQPAKRMGLEDRGLLRPGYQADVLVFQPESFLDHADYTGKHDPCTGMDLVLVGGKQVLADGILVDRTSGKLLRKGFK, encoded by the coding sequence ATGAGTTATATTCTGATCAAAAACGGACTGATTTATGACGGAAGCGGAGTACTGCCGTATCAGAGCGATATCCTGATAGAGGGGGAAAAAATTATTGAAATTGCCCCGGATATTGAACAGGAAGGTGCCCAGGTAATCGATGCTTCCGGGAAGGCGGTAACTCCCGGTTTCATTGACATACACCGGCATTGCGACATTGCGCCGTTTACCAATCCTCATTTTGGGGAAATAGAGCTGGCCCAGGGGATCACCACCACCTTTGTGGGAAACTGCGGTCTTGCACCAGTGCCTTCAGTTCCTTCGTGGAGGAAGGAATTATATGATTACCTGGAGCCGGTAATCGGAAGACTTCCTGATGATCTGGCCTTTGAAACCTATGAAGATTACAGGAAAGCCCTGGAAGCAGCAGACCTACCGCTCAACATGGGATTTTTTGCAGCTTCGGACAGCATCAAGGTAGCTTTAAAGGGGTTTGGAAGCAAGGCATATACGGAAGAAGAACTCAAAAAGGCTCAGGAGTATGTAAAAGATGCATTGGCCCAGGGAGCCTTTGGGATTACGCTGGGAATCATGTATCAGCCGGAATGCTATTCAAACAGGGAAGAGCTTACGGCAGTTGTAAAGGCAGTTGCCGGAAATGGCGGCATTCTCTGTACCCATATCCGGGGAGAGGGAGACAGCCTGGTGGAGTCGGTGGAAGAAGTGATCGATGTGGCGGCAAAGGCAGGGGTTCCTTTAAATATCAGCCATTTGAAATCAACGGGAATCAAGAACTGGAACCGCAAGATATTTGATGCGATTCAGAGGATCGAACAGGCCAGGGAATCAGGTCAGGATGTTACTGCAGATTTTTATCCCTATGACGGCGGTTCTACCACCCTCCAGTCCCTGCTTCCGCCAACCATTATGGAAGAATCCTTCGAGGCTCTGATAAAAGGCTTATCAGGCCCAGAGGGGAAGCAGAGGCTGCGCTCGGAGTTACATAAGGTTCATCAGGGCTGGGATAATATGTCGGAAAGCATTGGATGGGACCGGATCATCATCAGCTCCGTCACCCTTGAGAAAAATGCATTTATGCAGGGGCAGACAATCGGAGTGCTGGCAGAAAAGCTGGGATATGAAGAGCCTTCCGATCTTGTGGCAGACTTACTTGTGGAGGAAAATGGGAAAGTGGGAATTATTGTGTTAAGCATGTCCCAGCAGGATGTGGATGCGGTGGCCCGACTCCCCTTTACCTTATTGATTTCTGACTCCCTGTACGGCGGTGACGGAAAGAACGCCCATCCCCGCCTCCTTGGGACGACAGCCAGATTTTTAAATGATTTTGTAATAAAGCGAAAGGTACTGTCCATGGAGCAGGCCATCAGTAAGATGACCTATCAGCCTGCTAAACGGATGGGCCTGGAGGACAGGGGGCTTTTAAGGCCCGGATACCAGGCAGATGTGCTGGTATTTCAGCCGGAGAGTTTCTTAGATCATGCAGATTACACCGGAAAGCATGACCCATGTACGGGCATGGACCTGGTGCTGGTGGGAGGTAAACAGGTGCTGGCAGACGGCATTCTTGTGGACCGCACCAGTGGGAAGCTGTTGAGAAAGGGCTTTAAATAA
- a CDS encoding glycoside hydrolase family 9 protein translates to MDRQFEKNLIESLYVHYPLKPEYDKSMETYHLKKPVLSSVNLWDGTSLEPWSFDGEGEVQVKEGNILCLETKSRADHWPDNEVRANDAAAGLYATFGSYIARLNVKGLELGKGNRIWFKIRPICPGLHSPIVRVGFVNNGITKIPDVYSREGFNAINLKNNEWNTCTWEIDSIAHDAIEEISFNIHRYGKEVSTGDDMRFELCDIQLQEVKPGVVHGWQCEEEEVVYSTTGYFADGRKTAIANTSAKEFEIVKEEAGLEEVAVYRGQIEKVENHLGSFGVLDFSDLKTEGTYRIRFGNTVSERFIIGNDVLESTLWKLTNFMYCERCGYPVPNCHGTCHQDVIAEHNGVKLVYAGGWHDAADVSQQTMQTAEILDAMIASAGKVKDSDPMLFGRMMEEANWGLDFVLRMRFGDGYRASHAAIRRWTDNFIGNMDDCEADVHNRSFENFVFAAVEAGAGEAFKELDRELAWKCVDAAKEDFRFADERFREVGVEGPYHLLEHTAGSSLSQYYAVAAWAAARIYKITGDSYFYDKTAEYADKVISCQETRNDLPMRGFFCRDESKSHIVHFSHQARDQVFVMALAEVCGALAEHENKAVWEEGLKLHGEYLKGLQKYTAPYGMLPAGIHHISEADDQEAFHVVHPKVDYERERVNYVEQLKQGVDLGDGYYIRTFPVWFSYRGNSAIQLSMGKAASIIGTYFGDGELIEIAREQLYWTLGKNPFGQSLIYGEGNHYGQEYTALLGETVGEMPVGVQTRGNEDLPYWPPANIATYREVWTTPPGRFMWVAADLI, encoded by the coding sequence ATGGATCGTCAATTTGAAAAAAATTTAATAGAGTCATTATACGTACATTACCCCTTAAAACCGGAGTACGATAAAAGCATGGAGACCTATCATTTGAAAAAGCCGGTTTTGTCCTCTGTGAATTTATGGGATGGAACCAGCCTGGAGCCATGGAGCTTTGACGGTGAGGGAGAAGTTCAGGTAAAGGAAGGTAACATATTGTGCCTGGAAACAAAGTCACGGGCGGACCACTGGCCGGATAATGAAGTCAGGGCAAACGATGCGGCAGCAGGACTTTATGCCACCTTTGGAAGCTATATTGCAAGGCTGAATGTGAAGGGGCTGGAACTTGGAAAAGGAAACCGGATATGGTTTAAAATCCGTCCTATTTGCCCCGGCCTTCACAGTCCAATCGTGCGTGTAGGGTTCGTCAATAATGGGATAACCAAGATACCGGATGTCTATTCGAGAGAAGGCTTTAATGCCATCAATTTGAAAAATAATGAATGGAATACCTGTACCTGGGAGATCGATTCCATTGCCCATGATGCAATCGAGGAAATTTCATTTAACATTCACCGCTATGGCAAGGAAGTGAGCACTGGCGATGACATGAGATTTGAACTCTGTGATATCCAGCTTCAGGAGGTAAAACCAGGAGTCGTTCATGGTTGGCAGTGTGAGGAAGAGGAAGTAGTATATTCTACAACCGGTTACTTTGCAGACGGGAGAAAAACCGCAATTGCCAATACCTCAGCCAAAGAGTTTGAAATCGTGAAAGAAGAAGCCGGCTTAGAGGAAGTAGCGGTATACCGTGGACAGATTGAGAAGGTGGAAAACCACCTGGGAAGCTTCGGGGTATTGGATTTCTCGGACTTAAAAACCGAAGGTACATACAGAATCCGGTTTGGAAATACGGTAAGTGAGCGGTTTATCATAGGAAATGACGTCCTGGAAAGTACTCTGTGGAAGCTGACCAATTTCATGTACTGTGAGCGGTGCGGCTACCCGGTTCCTAACTGCCATGGAACCTGCCATCAGGATGTGATCGCAGAACACAACGGGGTGAAATTGGTGTATGCAGGTGGCTGGCACGACGCAGCAGATGTTTCCCAGCAGACCATGCAGACGGCAGAGATCTTAGATGCCATGATCGCTTCCGCAGGGAAGGTGAAGGATTCTGATCCAATGCTGTTTGGCAGAATGATGGAAGAAGCCAACTGGGGACTGGACTTTGTGCTTCGTATGCGCTTTGGAGACGGCTACCGTGCATCCCATGCGGCCATCCGCAGGTGGACCGACAACTTCATTGGAAATATGGACGATTGTGAAGCAGATGTTCACAACCGGTCCTTTGAAAACTTTGTTTTTGCCGCGGTAGAAGCCGGTGCCGGAGAAGCCTTTAAGGAACTGGACCGGGAGCTGGCGTGGAAGTGCGTAGATGCAGCGAAAGAAGATTTCCGTTTTGCCGATGAGCGGTTCCGGGAAGTTGGGGTGGAAGGACCGTATCATCTACTGGAACATACGGCAGGCTCCAGCCTTTCCCAATACTATGCTGTTGCAGCATGGGCTGCGGCCAGGATATATAAAATTACCGGAGACAGCTATTTTTATGATAAGACTGCCGAGTATGCAGATAAGGTGATCTCCTGCCAGGAAACCAGAAATGACCTGCCCATGAGGGGATTCTTCTGCAGGGATGAAAGCAAATCCCATATTGTTCATTTCTCCCATCAGGCGAGGGATCAGGTTTTTGTCATGGCACTGGCAGAGGTATGCGGTGCGCTTGCAGAGCATGAAAATAAGGCTGTGTGGGAAGAAGGCTTAAAGCTCCATGGGGAGTATTTAAAAGGCCTTCAGAAATATACGGCTCCCTATGGCATGCTGCCGGCCGGAATCCATCACATCAGCGAGGCAGATGACCAGGAAGCCTTCCATGTGGTGCACCCAAAGGTTGATTATGAAAGAGAACGGGTCAATTACGTGGAGCAGCTGAAGCAGGGCGTTGATCTGGGAGACGGATATTATATAAGAACATTCCCGGTGTGGTTTTCTTACCGTGGAAATTCGGCGATCCAGCTGTCTATGGGAAAAGCAGCTTCCATCATAGGAACGTATTTCGGTGATGGGGAGTTAATTGAAATTGCCAGAGAGCAGCTTTACTGGACCCTTGGAAAGAACCCCTTCGGCCAGTCTCTGATCTATGGGGAAGGAAACCATTACGGCCAGGAATATACGGCTCTGCTTGGAGAAACCGTTGGAGAGATGCCGGTAGGCGTTCAGACCAGAGGGAATGAAGACCTTCCTTATTGGCCGCCTGCCAATATTGCCACCTATAGAGAAGTGTGGACAACGCCGCCGGGCCGCTTTATGTGGGTAGCCGCTGATTTGATTTAA
- a CDS encoding alanine racemase, producing the protein MGLTQEQIQQLETPCLVIDVDLAEKNIRRMQEAADQAGCRLRPHIKTHKMPLFAEMQIKAGASGITCAKVSEAEVMADGGMEDIFIAYPMVGNFRIQRAISLAKRIKRLILTIDSLEGANALNQAASDQDMILEVRMEIDTGAGRTGVPMDRAVELALALKQMKHLNLKGIFTFKSLILSGKPTEDNLLAAEEEGNMMAETARLLKDAGVEIQDISAGSSPTGVKVAQTGKVNEIRPGTYIFDDFMLTKEKVADISEIAVRFYATVVSCQHSEYAVVDGGTKCFPTDVVPGQPPFYYPGYAVVEGDDNLKLSRMNEEHGIITAINGETGLHVGQVLSLIPIHVCTAVNMQNSVYILENGSLRKQKVDARGMLI; encoded by the coding sequence ATGGGACTTACACAGGAACAGATACAACAGTTAGAGACGCCCTGTCTGGTTATTGATGTGGATCTGGCGGAAAAAAACATAAGAAGGATGCAGGAAGCAGCGGATCAAGCCGGCTGCCGGCTGCGCCCTCATATCAAGACCCATAAAATGCCCTTATTTGCCGAAATGCAGATAAAGGCCGGTGCAAGCGGGATCACCTGTGCCAAGGTAAGTGAAGCTGAGGTCATGGCTGACGGAGGCATGGAGGATATTTTCATTGCTTATCCTATGGTCGGAAATTTCCGTATCCAGAGGGCGATTTCGTTGGCAAAAAGGATCAAAAGGCTTATTTTGACCATTGACAGCCTGGAAGGTGCTAATGCGCTGAATCAGGCAGCTTCTGATCAGGATATGATCCTGGAAGTCCGTATGGAGATCGATACGGGAGCCGGACGCACGGGAGTGCCTATGGACCGGGCAGTGGAGCTGGCCCTTGCCCTTAAGCAGATGAAGCATTTAAACCTCAAAGGTATATTTACGTTTAAGAGCCTAATCCTGTCCGGCAAGCCAACGGAGGACAATTTGCTGGCTGCCGAGGAAGAAGGAAACATGATGGCTGAAACTGCCAGGCTGTTGAAAGATGCGGGAGTAGAGATACAGGACATCAGTGCCGGTTCATCCCCCACCGGTGTTAAAGTGGCACAGACGGGAAAGGTAAATGAGATCCGCCCTGGCACCTATATTTTTGATGATTTTATGCTGACCAAGGAAAAGGTAGCCGATATCAGTGAGATCGCTGTCCGGTTCTATGCGACAGTAGTCAGCTGCCAGCATTCGGAATATGCCGTAGTGGACGGAGGAACCAAGTGCTTTCCAACGGATGTGGTTCCAGGGCAGCCTCCGTTTTACTATCCCGGATATGCGGTGGTGGAAGGAGATGACAATCTTAAGCTGTCACGGATGAATGAAGAACATGGGATCATCACAGCCATTAACGGGGAGACCGGGCTGCATGTGGGTCAGGTTCTGTCTCTGATCCCCATCCATGTATGTACGGCTGTTAATATGCAGAATTCTGTTTACATTTTGGAGAATGGTTCTCTCAGAAAACAAAAAGTAGATGCAAGAGGGATGCTGATATGA